The Paenibacillus sp. BIC5C1 DNA segment CCATAAGCTCAGGAATGATATCTCGCAACTCTTCATTACCTAATTCACTTAACTTACGCACCGCTTCGAAATCATGCTTCTCGCGGGGAAGCCATTCTCTAACATCCATGCTCATCACCTCTTGTCATCCGACGATGAAATCCAGCATTCCTACTTCTGCTCCTCTGCCGGCTCGATATCTTCTATTTTCACTTCAATCTGATCCTGAGTATCCGTGGTTGACATGGCATCTCGCATACGAATAGTCCATATTCCTGTCTTCTGATCAAAATCAACATTCTCAATTACAGGAATACGTACTTGCTCTCCGTCTGACGAGTACAATCCAGCCCGGATGGCATCCTCCTCACTCCTATGAGCACCATCTGGGGTGGCCGGGCAAGATACAGCAATCGTTTCCGCTCTGGCTTGTCCAGGGTAAGGCTGGTTTTCGGGGCTGCCATCCGTCCAAATCTCAACATAGGAGCCGATCTTAGGATTAGGCGCATTGGAGAACCATTTGGCCGGATAATACCGATCCGATCCCCCATTGGCACTGAAATTTTCATATGCAGGGTTAACAACAAGTATGGAATTCTCCTTGCGGTCAACCACATAACCAACGAAGCCTTCTGCTCTTTGTGCATTCGCCTGGACATGTGTCTCACATTCGTTTTGCCCCGTAACCGTACAACCTGTAAGACATAATATCAAGGTCAAGCACGAACTAAGCAGCAGACGAAGATTCCACATATGTAAAGCCCCCTGTTAATTCCTTATTCTCTTTTTGACGTTGCCTATAGGGTGATTGTTGCATGCAACGTACGATTAACATCCCTTTTATGATGTCAAATAAATCACCTTGATTTATTGCTCTTGTACCAGTACCTTCCCCATACAATCAATATCACACATAACAAAAGTGCACAGTATCCCCAGGTGAAAAACAAAGCCAGTCCCAATCCAATGTTGGCTCCTATATATCCCCCGCGTAACTCCGTATATAATGCATACCCCAATGGTACGCTACCTGCAACAAAAAGTCCGATTAACCATCCGCCCCAACGTTTAAAATTAGATCCCTCTCTATCCTTGGAAATCTTTTGGATACCTTGAGCCAGTAGAATCAACATTAAAATCAATATTAGCCAGGTTATGAAAATGTACAACATAGCTTTTCTCTCCTCTCCTTCAAATTCCCCTTATTTTCGTACAAAGGTTTTCCGCCTGTTTGTCCCCGCTTTCGATATACTGATCACATTCGAACTATATTGATAATGATTAACATCATCCAAAGAGTAGCCTATGCGGGAGAAACCATAACGATGGACGCAACACGCAAGCTCGGTACCCTTATACTCATGATTACCCTGATTGGTGCGCTGTTATCAGCCTGCGACAGCAAAGCAGAGCCACACCATCTTCCAAGATTGTCGCGATGGGCAATATGGTCGGACAATGATGACACTGGGCATTCGGCCTGTTGGCGCAGAACTCACCATCATCCGTCATCAAATCGTGTACCGGAACCAATTGCAGTACATTCAAGATGTGGGTGTAATCAACAACGCTTCCGTTATTGCAGGTTTGGAGCCTGACCTTATTGTCTATGAGCACCGTTCGGACGCGATGAGAGAGTTGCTTGAGCAGGTGGCGCCCACACGTACTATCAATCCGGCCAGCAATACCGCCGAGCAGCTGCGCTGTATTGCGAAAAATGTGGGTGAAGAACAGAAAGCGGAACAATGGATTGTCCACGCCTCTGTTCGTACACACACGTATACGACAAACGCCAAATGGAACTTCGATGACCCGATCACAAGAGATCGTTTACTCAAAGTCATGCCACGTATTTTAAAACATCCACTGACTTAGATGTGTGATACTCTTCTCTCGCCAGCAGGCACAACGTGATATTAAAAAGTAAAAAAAGACGCCTTCGCTTACTCAAGATAATGAGTAGATGAAGGCGTTAATTTTTAATTTATATACAGCTTCCTTATATTACGTTCACAAACTCTCTGTTACGTTCAGGCACCAAACTGTGCATAATGCAGACGACTGTATACTCCACCTGCTTCAAGCAATTCTTCGTGTCTGCCCTGCTCTGTAATCCCTTGCTCGGCAACAACAATAATGCGATCCGCATTTTTGATCGTAGCCAATCTGTGGGCAATAACCAGGGTAGTCCGTCCTTCGGACAATTCCGCAAGGGATTGCTGGATCGCTGCTTCGGTCTCAGTATCCAGTGCAGATGTAGCTTCATCCAAAATTAGAATCGGAGGATTCTTCAGAAACATACGCGCAATGGACAAACGCTGTTTCTGTCCGCCGGACAGTTTCACACCACGTTCACCAATCAACGTGTCCATTCCTTCCGGCATAGAAGTGATCAGTGTCTCCATCTGAGCACGACGAGCGGCCATCCAGATTTCTTCCTCTGTTGCATCCAGCTTGCCATACGCAATATTCTCACGAACTGTCCCATCGAAGAGGAACACGTCCTGCTGCACAATTCCGATCTGACTGCGTAATGAATCCAGCGTCATGTCTTGAATCTCCTGACCATCGATCGTGATGCGACCTTCCAGCACATCATAGAAACGAGGCAGCAGACTGCACAGCGTTGTTTTTCCTGCACCGGATGGTCCAACAAGAGCCACTGTTTCGCCAGCGTGAATATTCAGATCAATCCCTTTCAGAACAGGCTCCTGATCCGAATAGCCAAAGGTCACCTGCTCATATCGGATATCTCCACGCAGATGAGAGACCGTAGTGGCACCCGGTCGATCTTCAACGTCCGGCTCCATATCGAGCAATTCCGTATAGCGTTTGAAACCTGCAATCCCTTTTGGATACGTCTCAATAACGGAGTTGATCTTCTGAATGGGTGTAAGAAACACATTGGACAGCATAATGAACGCAATAAATTGACCATAGCTCATACTTCCATTAATGACAAACCAAGTGCCGCAAACTAGTACAAAAAGGGATACCAGCTTCATCAGCATGTAACTGATGGAAGAGTTCCAAGCCATGATTTTGTACGCGATCAGTTTGGTCTGACGAAAGCGGCTATTGTTCACAGCGAATTGTGCTTTTTCATGCTCTTCATTAGCAAAAGCCTGAACCACGCGAATACCACTTACATTGTTTTCTACACGTGCGTTAAAATCCGCTATATCCCCAAACATTCGGCTAAATGCCTTGGACATCTTGCTGCCAAAATACAAGGATAGATAAATAATGAGCGGTACGATAATAAATGTTAATACGGCCAGATTTCCGTTGATGCTCATCATGATGCTGAATGCACCGATCAACGTCATCACTGCGATAAATACATCTTCCGGGCCATGATGGGCAATCTCGCCGATATCCATGAGGTCATTGGTCATACGAGAGACTAGGTGTCCGGTTTTGGTATTGTCGAAGAAACGAAATGACAGCTTCTGTACATGGTTAAAAAGTGCCTTACGCATATCGGTCTCGATATTAATACCAAGCTTATGTCCCCAGTATGTAACAACAAAGTTGAGGAACGAGTTTAATAGATAGATCGCGAGCAGCGCAAGACATGCCCATAATATCCAGTCCCAGCGTCCCCCCGGCAAAAGGTCATCCACGACTCTATTAACTGCCAGCGGGAAGGCCAGTTCCAGCAGAGCTACAAAAATCGCGCAGCTAAAGTCCAGAATGAACAGCTTTTTGTAAGGCCTGTAATAGGCAAAGAAACGGCGAAGCATGGACTGGAGTCCTCCTTATAGCAACCATACAACATGATTGCTTTCTATTTCGTTTTGCTCAAGAGATACAGGAAGTACGGGGCACCAATGATGGCAACCAGAATACCTGCCGGAATCTCTGAAGGCTGCAAGATTACGCGTCCCAGCGTATCTGCAACAAGCACAAGCAATGATCCGACCAGAGCGGATGCAGGCAAAAGGAACTGATGTTTTGGTCCCACGAGACGACGTGCCAAATGTGGACCGATTAGACCCACAAAACCAATGCCGCCACTGACGGATACGCATGATCCGGCCAGTCCCACGGCAGCAGCCAGTAGGATCAGTCTTTCACGCTCCACCGGTGCGCCGAGACCACTCGCTGTTTGATCGCCTAGGTTCAGTACATTGAGCACACGGGCTTTATACAGAACAAGCGGCACAAGGACAATGAGAAACGGCAGCAACGCTGTTACGAATTTCCAGTTGGAACCCCAGATGCTACCTGCCATCCAAGTGGCCACAAATTGATACTTCTCCGGACTGAGCCGAAGTGTTAGTACGATCATAGCTGAGCTGATCCCTGCAGCTACCCCAATCCCTGTAAGCAACATGCGCGTAGGCATGAGACCTTCTCCCTTTTTGTAAGAGAGCACATAAATCAGAAATGCAGCAAATGTTGCACCGATCAGAGCCAGAATTGGCAGCAAAAATACCGGAGCCGCCGTCGTTGTTGGGAAGAAGGATACAAACAACATCACAACCAATCCCGCTCCAGCGTTGATACCCAGAATCCCTGGATCAGCCAGAGGATTTCGGGATACCCCCTGCAGAATACAACCGGACAGCGCAAGTCCTGCACCAACCAGAACCGAAATGACGATACGCGGCAAACGGAATTCAAACAGAATCAGTTCCTGCTTTGCCGTCCCACCGCCAAACAAGGTCCGCATAACCTCAAGTGGAGAAAGCCGAGTGAACCCTGTATTCATACTGATAATAAAAGCCGTAATAATCAACGCACCAAGCACAATCATGACAATGGTGCTTTTTGTTCTCTTTTTGCGTTCTGCTCCAACCAGAGTTGAGGATTCCATGGTTACAGAGTCCTCCTTTCTTTACGCGCCAGATAGAGGAAGAAAGGTACCCCAATTAGGGCAACCAAGGCGC contains these protein-coding regions:
- a CDS encoding DUF3221 domain-containing protein, whose amino-acid sequence is MWNLRLLLSSCLTLILCLTGCTVTGQNECETHVQANAQRAEGFVGYVVDRKENSILVVNPAYENFSANGGSDRYYPAKWFSNAPNPKIGSYVEIWTDGSPENQPYPGQARAETIAVSCPATPDGAHRSEEDAIRAGLYSSDGEQVRIPVIENVDFDQKTGIWTIRMRDAMSTTDTQDQIEVKIEDIEPAEEQK
- a CDS encoding FecCD family ABC transporter permease is translated as MESSTLVGAERKKRTKSTIVMIVLGALIITAFIISMNTGFTRLSPLEVMRTLFGGGTAKQELILFEFRLPRIVISVLVGAGLALSGCILQGVSRNPLADPGILGINAGAGLVVMLFVSFFPTTTAAPVFLLPILALIGATFAAFLIYVLSYKKGEGLMPTRMLLTGIGVAAGISSAMIVLTLRLSPEKYQFVATWMAGSIWGSNWKFVTALLPFLIVLVPLVLYKARVLNVLNLGDQTASGLGAPVERERLILLAAAVGLAGSCVSVSGGIGFVGLIGPHLARRLVGPKHQFLLPASALVGSLLVLVADTLGRVILQPSEIPAGILVAIIGAPYFLYLLSKTK
- a CDS encoding ABC transporter ATP-binding protein; the protein is MLRRFFAYYRPYKKLFILDFSCAIFVALLELAFPLAVNRVVDDLLPGGRWDWILWACLALLAIYLLNSFLNFVVTYWGHKLGINIETDMRKALFNHVQKLSFRFFDNTKTGHLVSRMTNDLMDIGEIAHHGPEDVFIAVMTLIGAFSIMMSINGNLAVLTFIIVPLIIYLSLYFGSKMSKAFSRMFGDIADFNARVENNVSGIRVVQAFANEEHEKAQFAVNNSRFRQTKLIAYKIMAWNSSISYMLMKLVSLFVLVCGTWFVINGSMSYGQFIAFIMLSNVFLTPIQKINSVIETYPKGIAGFKRYTELLDMEPDVEDRPGATTVSHLRGDIRYEQVTFGYSDQEPVLKGIDLNIHAGETVALVGPSGAGKTTLCSLLPRFYDVLEGRITIDGQEIQDMTLDSLRSQIGIVQQDVFLFDGTVRENIAYGKLDATEEEIWMAARRAQMETLITSMPEGMDTLIGERGVKLSGGQKQRLSIARMFLKNPPILILDEATSALDTETEAAIQQSLAELSEGRTTLVIAHRLATIKNADRIIVVAEQGITEQGRHEELLEAGGVYSRLHYAQFGA